GATGATGAAGCGATGGATCAGTACCAGATCGCACTGGCGCTAGACGGCGCGACGCTGCACACCAATGCACAGGCTCCTGCGCTGGCGGGTGAACCGCTGGAGAAACTGGTTTCTGAACATTACGCCGTACAGAAGATGATTGGCCGCATGGAACGTCGCTTCCCACGTGTGTTCTTGAACCGCCTGATCTATCAACCAACGTTGGCTGAAGCCGATTTGGGCGAGCGTGAAAAAGTACAGGCGTGGGCGGAATCGCTGGTTAGCAGCCTGAACGAAAACGAGATTCACGGCAGCACATACAGTTTTGTCATTCATCATGATGAAGAGCGCAGCGTATTTGAACCCGCGCTGCGCGTGCGTACGCACGGTGTGGATACCGATTATCCGCTGGGCGCAGGCTTCGTGGCGGGTAGCGAATACCGCAAATTGAATCAGCTGGGTGAAAAACTGCGCGGCCTGATTGAAGAAGATGCGTACATTGAACGTGGTGAGCGTCGTCAACCGGTTGCCAGCTTTGAACAGGCGCTGGAGTGGCTGGTGAAAGAATCCCGCCGTGGTCTGACCGTACAGCGCTATAAAGGTCTGGGTGAAATGAACCCGGATCAGCTGTGGGAAACCACGATGGATCCGACTAGCCGCCGCATGCTGCGCGTGACGGTGAAAGACGCCATCGCCGCTGATGAGCTGTTCACGACGCTGATGGGTGATGCGGTTGAACCACGCCGTGCATTTATCGAAGAGAACGCCCTGAAAGCGATGAATATCGATATCTGATTTAGATAGATTCTGACCGCTGATAAGTCTTTCTGAAGAGTGAAAACGGTGATAATGGAATAGAAGAGTAAAGCGTTTGCGCCAGGGATGGCGCAATCCGAGCGCACAGGGATGTGTTTACAGCGTCTTTACGATCTATCCATTATCACCGCTCGATCGGTTTATCAGCAACCTGAGCCAGCTCCCTGCAGAGCTGGCTTTTTTATGTCTTTTTATCAGGCTAATGCACGGCGTTTGGCGCTGCGCATTTCCTGTAGCAGGGTGATGAAAGACGTGATCAGCATAAAGATAACGGCAGACCAGAAAATGGCGTGAGGATGGCCGTGATCCAGCAGCCAGCCGAACAGCACCGGCCCCGCGGCACCGCCAATGTTGAAACCGGTGGAGACAATCCCAAATACCCGTCCTTCTGCGCCCGGTGGTGACGCGGCGCGCACCAGCATATCCCGAGAAGGAGCGATCATGCCGGAGAGAAAACCAGCGGCGGCCAACAACGGCACGAGCACAACGGTGGGTAAAGAATACATGGCAACGATACTGACCAGCACGGCGGTGACGGCCAACGCCGCCGTCGCGACCAGCCCGTGGCGTTTAGTTTTATCTGCCAGTGAGCCGCCAGCTAATACGCCAAAGGCGCTGGCGAACAGGAACGCGGTCAGCGCCACGTTAGCCTGTGACAGCGACAAATCGTAGCCCGTGACTAACGCCGTCACCGAGAAGTTCTGGATTGAACCCGTACTTAAATTCAGCAGCAGGAACAGAATGAGCAGCGCCAGAATCGGCAGCGTGAAAACGGGCGCGCGCGATTTGCTCGGCTGGGTGCCTGTTGCTGTCGCAGGTTTCACCCGACTGGGTTCATCGCGATCGGTCAGAAGCAGCGGTATCGTCAGTAAGCCGAGGACGCCGGAAACGATGAATGCGCTACTGATGCCGGAAAAGGCGGCAACGGACAGCAAAATACCGGGCGCAATCGCGGTGCCTAAAAAGCCGGAGAAGGTATGTACCGAGAACGCGCGGCCCATGCGTTTCTCATCAATCCCGCGCGACAGCAAGGCGTAATCCGCCGGATGGTAAACCGCGTTCGCTACCCCAGCGAGCCCCATCGCGGCGACCAGCCAAACGTAGCTGCCTGAAAAGCCGAGCGAGAGAAAACAGAGGCTCCCGAGCGTGATACCGGCGGTTAACGTACGGCGTGCGCCGATGCGGTCCACCATAAAACCAATCGGTGTCTGCACGCAGGCGGAGACAATATTGAATACGCTGAGCGCAAACCCGAGCTCGACAAAGCTAATATCACGCTGGGCTGAAAGCAGCGGAATGAGCGCGGGCAGCACCATCATATGGAAATGACTCACCAGATGTGCCGATGAGATTTGCGCCAGTAGCGGGAGTTTTATAAATTTCATGTCACCCTTGCAGCATACAGGTTTGTAGATTTTAATCTGGTGAGAGCTGGCGCAAGAACAGGGCGTCACTCCCTGGTAAATGGATCATAAGGTTAGCATATTACTTATATCATCGATGGCGAATATTGATACCCGCCTTGTCGGCAGAATAGGGGGAGAATGGCGTGACGATAAAATCATATTTGGGTGGGTGTTTATGTGGTCAGATTCGGTTCAGAGCGACGGGTGAGCCGGGTAACCCACATGCCTGTTCCTGCACCTACTGTCAGCAGCATTCCGGTGCGCCAACGCTACTGTGGGTTGAGTTTCCCCGGTCGGCGGTTGAGTGGATCGGTGAAGGTGGAGAGCCTGCGCGCTATCGCTCCTCCGACTATTCCAGCCGAGCTTTTTGTCCGCACTGCGGCAGCACGCTTGGGGCGATTGATGATGAGCCGACCATTGCGCTGACGATTGGGAATTTTGATGAGAAAAACAGCCCAGAGCTGAAGCCAACATCGCATTCGTTCGAGGATTGCTGTCCACGCTGGGAATAACGCACAGGCCGTTTCCGGCCTGTGCAGGATTTTTACTGGTGAAAGGCTGTGATTACGAGAGCTTAAATACCAGCACTGTTTGCGTGAGCTGCCTGGCTTGTTCTTCCAGTGACGCCGCCGCCGCTGTGGCTTCCTGAACCAGCGCGGCGTTCTGCTGGGTGACGCCGTCCATCTCGTGAACCGCCTGCGTCACCTGGCTGATTCCGCGTGATTGTTCATCCGATGCTGAGACAATCTCGTCCATGATGTCTTTTACCGACGTGACGGCACTCAGCATTTCCTGCATGGTCTCACCGGCGTTCTGAACCAGCGTAACGCCGCTATCGACGCGACTGGCGGACTCCGTAATCAGTGCGGTGATGTCTTTTACGGCACTGGCGCTGCGCTGAGCGAGGTTGCGCACCTCGTTGGCAACAACCGCGAAACCGCGCCCTTGTTCGCCCGCTCTGGCGGCTTCCACCGCTGCGTTGAGTGCCAGAATATTGGTCTGGAATGCGATCCCATTGATGATGCTGGTAATGTCGGCAATCTTCTTCGAGCTGTCGTCGATCTCATTCATAATGTGAACAACCTGACCGACTATTTTGTCGCCTTTTTGAGCGATCTGCGCGGCATTCTGCGCCAGCGTTGTGGCGTTATGGGCGTTATCCGCATTCTGTTTTACCGTCGCCGTAATCTGTTCCATGCTGGCGGCGGTTTCTTCCAGCGCTGCCGCCTGTTGCTCGGTACGGGAAGCCAGATCGGTATTGCCAGCCGCAATTTCCGTCGCACCGTGGCTGACAGATTCGCTGGTGCTAATTAGCTGCTCGGCGATATCTCTCAACTGCGTCTGCATGGCATTCATGGCGTAAAAAATACTGCTGTCATCCTTTGGTTGCACAGGGATGGTTTGTGTTAAATCCCCTTGTGCGACGGACAGGGCAATTTGCGCCGCCTGAGCAGGTTCACCACCGATAGGGCGCGCAACCTTGCGGTTAAAGATGATGCCCAGCACACCGGAAACCACCACGATACTCAGTATCATAAGCAGCAGGCCCACGTTGCGCTGCTGCACCGTTTCCGCCATCACCACATTGACGGGGGCAGACAGGCCGAGCATCCAGGGCGTACCGGTATTGCCGATGGTGACTGGCACATACACGTTAAACGCTGGCGTATTCAGCACGGCATTGTCACGTTCGATCTGATAAGACTGACCTGTGGTGACATGCTCAAGCAGCGTTGGGTCGTTTTCAATTTTCTTGGTCACCCGAGCTTTGTCAGGATGAGAAATATAGGCACCGGTGTGGGACAGTAACTGGGCGTAGCCCGTGCCTTCATAGGGTTTGATGTTGTTGGTGAGCTGTTGCAGCGTATCCAGCGAAAAGTCCGCGGTGACGGAGCCGTAAAATTTGTTGTTGATGATAATAGGCACGGCAATGGAGGTCAGCAGAACATCGACGCCGTTGTAGGGATAGCTATACGGTTCCAGAATCACTTCTTTCTGGAGTTTCTTCGGCAGCAGATAGTAATCGCCGCTGCCGGGCGTTTCATAATCCAACAGAGTATGCAGAGCAACGTTGCCTGCGGTGTCGCGGTCAACGTAGCGGACGAAGCGACCTTGCGGATCCTGATCGGGTTGACCCGCGTACTCCCGATCTTTGCCGTCAAACGCATCGGGTTCCCACGCCAGCGACATCGAAAGGAAATCAGGATGGCTCTTCAGTGCATTTTTCAGCAGTGTCTCCGCGGTTTTTCGATCGGCGTTACCTGCTTCTTGCAGGCTGACAACGCTCTGCACCAAATTACGTGCCGCATGTAGCGCGACATCCAGTTTTTGCTGAATCAG
The nucleotide sequence above comes from Pectobacterium brasiliense. Encoded proteins:
- a CDS encoding methyl-accepting chemotaxis protein → MSTTLLPVNHSNLSIHTSPTASKRKLSTRMLMLLAGVTTIALGFILTIGLLIWQSGQQQKTIAQQYLEQTAYTNSYLIQQKLDVALHAARNLVQSVVSLQEAGNADRKTAETLLKNALKSHPDFLSMSLAWEPDAFDGKDREYAGQPDQDPQGRFVRYVDRDTAGNVALHTLLDYETPGSGDYYLLPKKLQKEVILEPYSYPYNGVDVLLTSIAVPIIINNKFYGSVTADFSLDTLQQLTNNIKPYEGTGYAQLLSHTGAYISHPDKARVTKKIENDPTLLEHVTTGQSYQIERDNAVLNTPAFNVYVPVTIGNTGTPWMLGLSAPVNVVMAETVQQRNVGLLLMILSIVVVSGVLGIIFNRKVARPIGGEPAQAAQIALSVAQGDLTQTIPVQPKDDSSIFYAMNAMQTQLRDIAEQLISTSESVSHGATEIAAGNTDLASRTEQQAAALEETAASMEQITATVKQNADNAHNATTLAQNAAQIAQKGDKIVGQVVHIMNEIDDSSKKIADITSIINGIAFQTNILALNAAVEAARAGEQGRGFAVVANEVRNLAQRSASAVKDITALITESASRVDSGVTLVQNAGETMQEMLSAVTSVKDIMDEIVSASDEQSRGISQVTQAVHEMDGVTQQNAALVQEATAAAASLEEQARQLTQTVLVFKLS
- a CDS encoding MFS transporter; translation: MKFIKLPLLAQISSAHLVSHFHMMVLPALIPLLSAQRDISFVELGFALSVFNIVSACVQTPIGFMVDRIGARRTLTAGITLGSLCFLSLGFSGSYVWLVAAMGLAGVANAVYHPADYALLSRGIDEKRMGRAFSVHTFSGFLGTAIAPGILLSVAAFSGISSAFIVSGVLGLLTIPLLLTDRDEPSRVKPATATGTQPSKSRAPVFTLPILALLILFLLLNLSTGSIQNFSVTALVTGYDLSLSQANVALTAFLFASAFGVLAGGSLADKTKRHGLVATAALAVTAVLVSIVAMYSLPTVVLVPLLAAAGFLSGMIAPSRDMLVRAASPPGAEGRVFGIVSTGFNIGGAAGPVLFGWLLDHGHPHAIFWSAVIFMLITSFITLLQEMRSAKRRALA
- a CDS encoding GFA family protein produces the protein MTIKSYLGGCLCGQIRFRATGEPGNPHACSCTYCQQHSGAPTLLWVEFPRSAVEWIGEGGEPARYRSSDYSSRAFCPHCGSTLGAIDDEPTIALTIGNFDEKNSPELKPTSHSFEDCCPRWE